Proteins encoded together in one Lysinibacillus sp. FSL K6-0232 window:
- a CDS encoding TetR/AcrR family transcriptional regulator: protein MDRRQEILEAATKSFTLFGYKATTMEQVAKIANVGKGTIYTFFANKEILFQEIAMSLVREMKAEADAVLDASASFMDNAHNALMKILQFREKHLLFAKLIEEEKEIRTPAVKQVLLRIETEVLSYITELIQRRIKTGEIRDCNAELVSYLLLKAYLAFVVDWYELHGETIPEEKILDLFKETIFQGLIST, encoded by the coding sequence ATGGATCGTAGGCAGGAAATTCTTGAAGCAGCTACAAAGTCTTTTACATTGTTTGGCTATAAGGCAACAACGATGGAGCAAGTGGCAAAAATAGCGAATGTTGGTAAGGGTACGATTTATACATTCTTTGCAAACAAGGAAATTTTATTTCAAGAGATTGCTATGTCACTTGTACGTGAAATGAAGGCGGAGGCAGATGCAGTGTTGGATGCATCAGCAAGCTTTATGGATAATGCACATAATGCTTTAATGAAAATCCTGCAATTCCGTGAAAAACATCTTTTGTTTGCAAAGTTAATAGAGGAAGAAAAGGAAATACGTACACCAGCTGTTAAACAGGTTCTTTTACGCATCGAAACAGAAGTGCTATCATATATCACAGAGTTAATACAAAGGCGTATCAAAACAGGTGAAATTCGAGATTGCAATGCAGAGCTTGTTAGCTATTTATTGTTAAAGGCATATCTTGCATTTGTTGTCGATTGGTATGAGTTACATGGCGAAACGATTCCTGAAGAAAAAATTCTTGATTTATTTAAGGAAACCATCTTCCAAGGATTAATTTCAACTTGA
- the yhfH gene encoding protein YhfH, producing MLENVVEFFKNLPAKQCTECGEKLEEQSECYSNTCENCNHL from the coding sequence ATGTTAGAAAATGTAGTTGAATTTTTCAAGAACTTACCTGCAAAGCAGTGTACTGAATGCGGTGAAAAATTGGAAGAACAAAGCGAATGCTACAGCAACACTTGTGAAAACTGCAACCACCTATAA
- a CDS encoding sensor histidine kinase has product MKKIATRIWLLIFAFLVITVVFMYVLTDFLYQRLYVQDTEDTMIEVGLKLQTMYDSGKVTDEFIAAIEEFNDYSNLNIFAVRNPRELSACVPFDIDYETLIGPEERQKLLDGKTIQKIGYEPRFDRQLISVVIPLVDQNRLEGIIYIYFPLAKISELANNEVILLFISALIFLVVVSYLIYKGIRHIMRPLSELQNAVEQMSFGHYETRVPVNSRDEIGKLSSTFNKMAEAIQQEDEARKTFLATVSHELRTPISYVKGYSEAIQNGMITEQQKEETIQLIVREANRMERLTNELLQLARTENEQTNIMLYPIPLGETIREVQQILMHQAHKKNITLCVDVDDALIIQADEVKLKQIFINIIENAINYSYEGSDVEVIAAEHNGYAVITIKDYGIGIPQEDLSHVTERFYRVNKARSRADGGSGLGLSIVEQLVKQLQGKLEIDSVVDKGTIVKVILPLMEE; this is encoded by the coding sequence ATGAAAAAGATTGCAACACGTATTTGGCTATTAATTTTTGCCTTTTTAGTCATTACAGTTGTCTTTATGTATGTACTGACGGATTTTTTATATCAACGTTTATATGTACAAGATACAGAAGATACAATGATTGAAGTCGGCTTAAAGCTCCAAACAATGTATGATAGCGGAAAGGTGACGGATGAATTTATTGCAGCGATTGAGGAATTTAATGATTATTCAAATTTGAATATTTTTGCTGTAAGGAATCCACGTGAGTTGAGTGCCTGTGTGCCTTTTGATATAGATTATGAAACATTGATTGGTCCTGAGGAAAGACAAAAGCTATTAGATGGTAAAACGATTCAAAAAATTGGTTATGAGCCTCGTTTTGATCGGCAGCTTATTTCAGTAGTAATACCACTTGTTGATCAAAATAGACTAGAAGGGATTATTTATATTTATTTCCCACTAGCAAAAATTAGTGAGCTGGCAAATAATGAAGTGATTTTATTATTTATTAGTGCTTTAATATTTTTAGTAGTTGTTAGTTATTTAATTTATAAAGGTATTCGACATATTATGCGCCCATTAAGTGAATTACAAAATGCTGTGGAGCAGATGTCCTTTGGTCATTATGAAACGCGTGTGCCTGTCAATTCAAGGGATGAAATCGGTAAATTATCGAGCACCTTTAATAAAATGGCGGAGGCTATTCAGCAGGAGGACGAGGCACGAAAAACATTTTTAGCTACGGTTTCACATGAGCTACGAACACCAATTAGCTATGTAAAGGGCTATAGTGAGGCTATACAAAATGGTATGATTACAGAGCAGCAAAAAGAGGAAACGATTCAGTTGATTGTACGTGAGGCAAATCGAATGGAACGTTTAACAAACGAATTATTGCAGCTTGCTAGGACAGAAAATGAACAAACAAATATTATGCTTTATCCAATTCCTCTTGGTGAAACAATACGAGAGGTTCAACAAATTTTAATGCATCAAGCACATAAAAAGAATATTACATTATGTGTAGATGTAGATGATGCACTGATTATTCAAGCTGATGAAGTAAAGCTTAAGCAAATTTTTATTAATATTATTGAAAATGCTATTAATTATTCATACGAAGGTTCTGATGTGGAAGTTATTGCAGCGGAGCATAATGGCTATGCAGTTATTACGATTAAGGATTATGGAATTGGTATTCCGCAGGAGGATTTATCGCATGTAACAGAGCGATTTTACCGTGTGAATAAGGCACGAAGCCGCGCAGATGGTGGTAGTGGATTAGGGCTATCCATTGTTGAGCAGCTTGTAAAGCAATTGCAAGGGAAATTAGAAATTGACAGTGTTGTTGATAAAGGTACAATTGTTAAAGTTATATTGCCATTAATGGAGGAATAA
- a CDS encoding response regulator transcription factor, whose protein sequence is MEKHRIFIVEDDVKIASLLAETLRKYQYEVETIQKFEHLIEEFTAFNPHMVLLDINLPAYDGYYWCRQLRQHTTCPIIFISARSGEMDQIFALENGGDDFITKPFNYEIVLAKIRSHLRRTYGEYAARQEERTIKQGQLILHLERMELHKNDLAIPLQKKECIILELLMGNAPKVVTREQLLEELWDDQAFVDENTLNVNMTRVRKKLADYEISSTIETVRGAGYRFILSAGEL, encoded by the coding sequence ATGGAAAAGCATCGAATATTTATCGTTGAAGATGATGTGAAAATCGCTTCATTATTAGCGGAAACGCTTCGTAAATATCAATACGAGGTTGAAACCATTCAAAAGTTTGAACATCTTATCGAAGAATTTACAGCATTCAATCCACATATGGTACTGCTTGATATAAATTTACCTGCCTATGATGGCTATTATTGGTGTCGCCAGCTACGCCAGCATACAACATGCCCAATTATTTTTATTTCTGCCCGTTCAGGGGAGATGGATCAAATTTTTGCCCTTGAAAATGGCGGTGATGATTTTATTACAAAACCATTTAATTATGAGATTGTATTGGCTAAAATTCGGAGTCATTTGCGTCGTACATATGGTGAGTATGCGGCAAGACAAGAGGAGCGGACAATTAAACAGGGGCAGCTTATCCTGCATTTAGAAAGAATGGAGCTGCATAAAAATGATTTAGCCATTCCTCTACAGAAAAAAGAGTGTATTATCCTAGAACTTTTAATGGGCAATGCGCCAAAGGTCGTGACACGCGAGCAATTGCTAGAGGAGCTTTGGGACGATCAAGCCTTTGTTGATGAAAATACATTAAATGTCAATATGACACGCGTACGTAAAAAGCTAGCGGATTATGAGATATCATCGACGATAGAAACTGTGCGTGGTGCAGGCTATCGCTTTATATTAAGTGCAGGTGAGCTGTAG
- a CDS encoding FixH family protein translates to MKKWLYALIAVPVLLVGCGDKKEQAALSEPEVPQVPEVEILTPEAVAPNETIELSAHVQQGGENVDDAIVEFEVWESGKRDEGQMIDGKLDKDGVYKATTTFDHDGVYYMYAHTTANGVHSMPKQEIIAGSPDMTQVLPEDEDANNSMDHEMMEHNHDSSDKEDHNNHEKNHH, encoded by the coding sequence ATGAAAAAGTGGTTATACGCATTAATTGCAGTCCCTGTACTGCTAGTAGGTTGTGGAGATAAAAAAGAACAGGCAGCTTTATCGGAGCCAGAAGTTCCACAAGTACCAGAGGTAGAAATTTTAACACCAGAAGCGGTAGCGCCTAATGAAACAATTGAGTTGTCTGCGCATGTTCAACAGGGCGGCGAAAATGTGGATGATGCTATTGTGGAATTTGAGGTATGGGAATCAGGGAAGCGTGATGAAGGGCAAATGATTGATGGGAAATTAGATAAAGACGGTGTTTATAAGGCGACAACGACATTTGACCATGATGGTGTTTATTATATGTATGCACATACAACAGCGAATGGTGTACATAGTATGCCAAAGCAAGAAATTATTGCAGGCAGTCCAGATATGACACAGGTTTTGCCGGAGGATGAAGATGCTAATAATAGTATGGATCATGAGATGATGGAGCATAATCATGACTCATCTGATAAGGAAGACCATAATAATCATGAAAAAAATCATCATTAA
- a CDS encoding YhgE/Pip domain-containing protein, which yields MIKAEWLKILKTKKMLISIIAVLFIPVMYAGMFLWAFWDPYAGLPNLPVAVVNEDTGAEMDDVQLDLGDTLVDKLMDSEQFNFIEVSKEEAEKGLNGRDYYMILEIPTNFSEHATTLLDDKPSKLVMNYIPNEGLNFLGAQIGETAMDRVRAEVNAQVSATYAEKLFDSIATMGEGFTEAADGSLKLDEGAKKVADGAKDLKGYLEQLASSTVELSNGTDKLTKGAGEAAKGANELSNGLVKLQDGTVQLQQGAQQAANGAASLEQGLTQYTQGVAKVGAGLTTLNDKQQQISAGAASIAENAGALNGAASQLTEGSAKVEAGITALSNQLQDMIATMPEEQAAVLKQTLAELQAGSASVHNGLSSLSAGTEQLQAGANQVSSGAGQIAAGQAEVLAGANALTAKSGALLEGAKGLQAGNATLAAKLGELNAGVNTAVAGSQTLASGLNELTNGTTTLNQGTSTLASKSGELAQGSATLAEGSTELADGTATLSGKLDEASEKANEVKANEDTYDMVGSPVEVEKESVNHVPNYGTGFAPYFISLGLFVGALLISIVFPLVEPAIRPKNGASWFTSKVTVLAVVGLVQTLLTVAIVKWGLGLEVNNMGYFILTALLTSYVFLALIQMLVSIFGDPGRFMAIVVLILQLTTSAGTFPLELIPSPLQVFNKLLPMTYTVQAFKSSISTGDMSFLMQNYGVLAGFLVAFLAITFGYFMLLHNKRYSKVAEEN from the coding sequence ATGATTAAAGCTGAATGGCTGAAAATCTTGAAAACTAAAAAAATGCTTATTTCCATTATCGCTGTTTTATTTATTCCAGTGATGTATGCAGGCATGTTTTTATGGGCATTTTGGGACCCGTATGCAGGGCTACCTAATTTACCAGTAGCAGTTGTCAATGAAGACACTGGTGCTGAAATGGACGATGTTCAATTAGATTTAGGGGACACCTTGGTTGATAAGCTGATGGATAGTGAACAGTTTAACTTTATTGAGGTATCAAAAGAAGAGGCTGAAAAAGGGTTAAACGGCAGAGATTATTATATGATTTTAGAAATTCCAACAAATTTCTCTGAGCATGCAACAACACTATTAGATGATAAACCATCTAAATTAGTGATGAACTATATTCCTAACGAAGGGTTAAACTTCCTAGGTGCACAAATTGGTGAAACAGCAATGGATCGTGTACGTGCTGAAGTAAATGCACAAGTATCAGCAACATATGCTGAAAAATTATTTGATTCGATTGCAACAATGGGAGAGGGCTTTACAGAGGCGGCAGATGGCTCGTTGAAGCTAGATGAAGGTGCTAAAAAAGTAGCAGATGGTGCAAAGGATTTAAAAGGCTATCTTGAGCAATTAGCATCAAGCACAGTTGAATTGTCAAATGGTACAGATAAATTAACAAAAGGTGCTGGCGAAGCTGCAAAAGGTGCCAATGAATTATCAAATGGTTTAGTGAAACTTCAAGACGGTACTGTACAATTACAGCAAGGTGCACAGCAAGCTGCAAATGGCGCAGCAAGCCTTGAGCAAGGGTTAACACAATATACACAAGGCGTTGCAAAAGTAGGCGCAGGCTTAACAACTTTAAATGATAAACAGCAACAAATTAGTGCAGGTGCAGCCTCTATTGCTGAAAATGCAGGTGCATTAAATGGTGCAGCAAGCCAACTAACAGAAGGCTCTGCAAAGGTAGAGGCAGGAATTACAGCTTTATCTAACCAGCTACAAGATATGATAGCTACAATGCCTGAGGAGCAAGCGGCTGTCTTAAAGCAAACTTTAGCAGAATTACAGGCAGGTAGTGCAAGTGTGCACAATGGCTTAAGCTCTTTATCTGCAGGGACAGAACAATTACAGGCTGGTGCTAATCAAGTAAGCTCTGGTGCAGGTCAAATTGCGGCAGGTCAAGCAGAGGTTTTAGCAGGTGCAAATGCATTAACAGCAAAAAGTGGTGCTCTATTAGAAGGAGCAAAAGGCTTACAAGCAGGGAATGCAACATTAGCTGCAAAGCTAGGAGAATTAAATGCTGGTGTAAATACAGCAGTGGCAGGCTCTCAAACATTGGCGTCAGGTTTAAATGAGCTAACAAATGGTACAACAACATTAAATCAAGGTACATCTACACTTGCATCAAAATCTGGTGAGCTCGCACAAGGTTCAGCAACACTTGCAGAAGGTTCTACGGAGCTTGCAGATGGTACAGCAACTTTATCAGGTAAACTAGATGAAGCAAGTGAAAAGGCAAATGAAGTAAAAGCAAATGAAGATACGTATGATATGGTCGGTAGCCCAGTTGAAGTTGAAAAAGAATCTGTCAACCATGTTCCAAACTACGGTACAGGCTTTGCACCATATTTTATTTCGCTTGGCTTATTCGTAGGGGCATTATTAATTTCGATTGTGTTCCCACTTGTTGAACCTGCTATTCGTCCTAAAAACGGGGCATCTTGGTTTACAAGTAAAGTGACTGTATTAGCTGTTGTAGGTTTAGTACAAACATTACTAACAGTAGCTATTGTTAAATGGGGTCTAGGGCTTGAAGTGAATAACATGGGCTACTTTATCTTAACAGCTTTATTAACAAGCTATGTATTTTTAGCATTAATTCAAATGCTTGTTTCGATCTTTGGTGACCCTGGACGTTTCATGGCAATTGTAGTGTTAATTTTACAACTAACAACAAGTGCAGGTACGTTCCCATTAGAATTAATTCCATCACCATTACAAGTATTTAACAAGCTATTACCGATGACATATACAGTGCAAGCATTCAAATCAAGTATTTCTACAGGGGATATGTCATTCTTAATGCAAAACTATGGTGTGCTAGCTGGCTTCCTAGTAGCATTTTTAGCCATCACATTCGGCTACTTCATGCTACTTCACAATAAACGTTATTCAAAAGTAGCGGAAGAAAACTAA
- a CDS encoding lipoate--protein ligase produces the protein MIFVDNKGIHDPRINLAIEEYLLKTMDVEKEPVLLFYINQPAIIIGKNQNTIEEINTDYVEDNGIIVVRRLSGGGAVYHDLGNLNFSFITNDDGDSFMNYKKFTQPVVDALAKMGVNAELSGRNDILAEGRKVSGNAQFSTRGRMFSHGTLMFDTEIDAVVSALKVKKDKIESKGIKSIRSRVANISEFLQEKMTIEEFRLEILKSIFGGEENIRYYELTEEDWANIHKLSAERYQTWEWNYGKSPRFNIQKTHRFPTGGVDIRLEVNHGIIEEAHIFGDFFGVGDIADIEQRLVGTNYDRAAIAKALADIDIPTYFGGISTEDFLQLIY, from the coding sequence ATGATTTTCGTTGATAATAAAGGGATTCATGATCCACGCATTAACCTTGCGATTGAGGAATATTTATTAAAAACAATGGATGTTGAGAAGGAGCCAGTGCTACTTTTTTACATTAATCAGCCTGCTATTATCATTGGCAAAAACCAAAATACAATTGAAGAAATCAACACAGACTATGTAGAGGATAATGGCATTATTGTAGTACGACGTCTTTCGGGTGGTGGAGCTGTTTATCACGATTTAGGCAATCTTAACTTTAGCTTTATTACAAATGATGATGGCGATAGCTTTATGAATTATAAAAAATTCACACAGCCAGTTGTGGACGCGCTAGCAAAAATGGGTGTGAATGCAGAGCTTTCAGGGCGCAATGACATTTTAGCAGAGGGACGCAAGGTGTCAGGCAACGCACAGTTTTCAACAAGAGGACGCATGTTCAGTCATGGTACATTAATGTTTGATACAGAAATTGATGCGGTTGTTTCAGCTTTAAAGGTGAAAAAGGACAAAATTGAATCAAAGGGTATTAAATCCATTCGCTCACGAGTAGCCAATATTTCTGAGTTTTTGCAAGAAAAAATGACAATTGAGGAATTCCGTCTTGAAATTTTAAAATCTATTTTTGGTGGAGAAGAAAATATTCGCTATTATGAGCTAACTGAGGAAGATTGGGCGAATATTCATAAGCTATCAGCGGAGCGTTATCAAACTTGGGAATGGAACTATGGTAAATCACCACGCTTCAATATTCAAAAAACACATCGTTTCCCAACAGGTGGTGTCGATATTCGTCTTGAGGTGAATCATGGTATCATTGAAGAGGCACATATTTTTGGTGATTTCTTTGGTGTAGGCGATATAGCTGATATAGAACAGCGTCTAGTTGGGACAAACTATGATAGAGCTGCCATTGCGAAAGCGTTGGCGGATATTGATATTCCTACATATTTTGGCGGAATTTCAACAGAAGACTTTTTACAATTAATATATTAA